The proteins below are encoded in one region of Silene latifolia isolate original U9 population chromosome 2, ASM4854445v1, whole genome shotgun sequence:
- the LOC141639018 gene encoding uncharacterized protein LOC141639018 yields the protein MTNGAKTSGTKTMEPIPPTSPLYLHPSESPTLSLSQIKFDGENYDLWADAVRNGLDAKNKMAFVEGTIKQPKVENNGEESIESVAWRQCNAMVKAWLRNVIDVKLHPSIASTGTVPEIWKELKDRFATGNAPRVHQLKSELGDCKQSKDQSVVEYYTQLKALWDELSTYSRIPQCTCGAAAAILKEREEEKVHQFLMGLDSSLYGNIRSNLLMEDDITSLNRAYSLILREERHRAITKTKAMEINEAAMAARTSSNGNRVNGHGANKDKNEQEEPAPPHCNYCNKDWHIEENCFEKHGYPTRGRGRGRRGGRGRGGRGRGGDYQDPSTRTQIGRDEHKDGVYVMKIGREEAASKVTKRIVFESRDVSFYEHVFPFHDNPAVQTHQNVTQVPANNDVNILETHLDDSSTNNDPTIIQDDHDDESETHGEKGSTIDTVEQEQQPDNLDNQEVENSLENQEAENEQRPSGRGAREKFEPYWKKDYLCKSTRIIKPIEYAHPSQSNSSKTDTRYPIANYVTYNCFSSTHRHFLAAIDAIREPRTYVEAAKSHEWRIAMSKEIEALESNGTWKIVTLPPGKRPIGCKWVYKVKSKADGTIERYKARLVAQGFTQIEGIDYHETFAPVAKMASVRCLLAVAVIKGWTIAQLDINNAFLHGELDEDVYMRLPPGFETKGSNQVCKLQKSLYGLKQASRNWFAKLTNYMKTYGFEQSLADYSLFTYHKGEIFLGVLVYVDDMIVVE from the exons ATGACGAACGGAGCCAAGACGAGTGGAACCAAAACAATGGAACCAATTCCACCAACCTCTCCGCTATATCTCCATCCGTCGGAAAGTCCAACCTTGTCATTgtctcaaataaaatttgatgGTGAAAATTACGACCTTTGGGCTGATGCGGTTCGCAATGGTCTCGACGCCAAAAATAAGATGGCTTTTGTCGAGGGTACCATTAAGCAACCAAAGGTAGAGAACAATGGTGAAGAAAGTATCGAAAGTGTGGCATGGCGTCAATGCAACGCCATGGTTAAGGCCTGGTTACGAAATGTCATCGATGTGAAGCTCCACCCGAGCATTGCTTCCACGGGTACTGTACCCGAAATATGGAAGGAATTGAAAGATCGTTTCGCAACCGGGAATGCACCGCGTGTGCATCAATTGAAGAGTGAACTTGGCGACTGCAAACAATCAAAGGACCAGTCAGTTGTCGAGTATTACACCCAACTCAAAGCCCTGTGGGATGAATTATCTACATACAGTCGAATTCCTCAGTGCACGTGCGGAGCTGCAGCCGCCATACTCAAGGAGCGCGAGGAAGAAAAGGTCCATCAATTTCTCATGGGCCTCGACTCAAGTCTTTATGGTAATATTCGTTCTAATTTATTAATGGAAGATGATATTACTTCGTTAAACCGTGCGTACTCTTTGATATTGCGTGAAGAAAGACACCGAGCCATCACAAAAACAAAGGCTATGGAGATAAACGAGGCAGCCATGGCAGCACGAACCTCGAGTAATGGAAACCGTGTCAATGGACATGGAGCCAACAAAGACAAAAATGAACAAGAAGAGCCGGCTCCACCACATTGCAATTATTGCAATAAGGATTGGCACATAGAAGAGAACTGTTTCGAGAAGCATGGTTACCCCACTCGTGGTAGAGGGCGTGGAAGACGCGGAGGCAGAGGCCGCGGAGGCCGTGGCAGGGGAGGCGATTACCAA GACCCGTCTACGAGGACTCAGATTGGACGGGATGAGCATAAAGATGGGGTTTACGTTATGAAGATTGGTCGAGAGGAAGCTGCGTCTAAGGTCACG aaGCGTATTGTTTTTGAGTCACGAGATGTGTCGTTCTATGAACATGTTTTTCCGTTTCATGATAATCCCGCTGTGCAAACTCATCAAAACGTGACCCAAGTTCCTGCAAACAATGACGTGAATATTTTAGAGACTCATTTAGATGACTCATCCACCAACAATGATCCAACGATAATACAAGATGACCATGATGATGAAAGTGAGACTCATGGGGAAAAGGGGAGTACCATAGACACGGTTGAACAGGAGCAGCAGCCGGACAATTTAGACAATCAGGAGGTCGAAAACAGTTTAGAGAATCAGGAGGCCGAGAATGAACAAAGGCCGAGTGGTAGAGGTGCTCGAGAAAAGTTCGAGCCTTATTGGAAGAAAGACTACTTGTGCAAGTCGACGAGAATTATCAAACCCATCGAATATGCTCACCCGTCTCAATCCAATTCCTCAAAGACAGATACGCGTTATCCAATAGCTAATTATGTCACATACAATTGTTTTTCGTCCACACACAGGCACTTCTTAGCAGCCATTGATGCGATACGTGAACCCCGCACTTATGTGGAGGCCGCAAAAAGCCATGAATGGAGGATTGCCATGTCCAAAGAAATTGAAGCACTCGAGTCCAATGGGACTTGGAAAATCGTGACTTTACCTCCAGGCAAGCGACCCATTGGTTGCAAGTGGGTTTACAAAGTAAAATCCAAAGCTGACGGAACAATTGAGAGATACAAAGCAAGGTTAGTAGCGCAAGGTTTTACTCAAATCGAAGGCATTGACTATcatgaaaccttcgctccagtggCAAAGATGGCAAGTGTTCGATGCCTATTAGCAGTTGCGGTGATTAAAGGGTGGACGATAGCACAGTTGGACATCAATAATGCATTCCTTCACGGAGAACTCGATGAAGATGTTTATATGCGACTGCCCCCGGGGTTTGAAACGAAAGGTTCGAATCAAGTGTGTAAGCTCCAAAAATCATTGTATGGCCTGAAGCAAGCTTCCCGAAATTGGTTCGCCAAACTGACCAACTACATGAAGACGTATGGTTTCGAACAATCTTTAGCGGACTATTCGCTTTTCACTTACCATAAGGGCGAGATTTTCCTTGGGGTTTTggtgtatgttgacgacatgatCGTCGTCGAATAA